ACTGGAGCAGCGGCTCCGCAGCGTTGATGGCCTGAAGAAAATGACGTCTACCTCCGCCCAGGGCATCTCCTCCATCACCCTGGAATTCCATGAGGGCACTGATCCGATTCAGGCGGTGGACGACGTGCGCCAGCAGGTGGACGAGTTCAATAACCTGCCGGCTGACGCTGAAGAACCGCAGGTAGCCCGCATCGAACGTTATGAGCCGGTAGCCCGCCTGTTGATCTATGGCGACGTGGACCGCAGTGAACTGCGCAATCTGGTGTACCGGTTTGAAGACGAGCTGCTGGATCGTGGCATTGATCGCATCGCCCTCCGCGGTTTACCGGAGCAGCAGATCAGCATTGATGTGCCGGTGGAACGGCTGGAAACCCTCGGCCTGTCGCTTGAACAGATTGCCGACCGGGTGGCCTCGCTGTCACGGGATTTGCCAGCGGGTATGATGGCGCAGCAGGATGCTACCCGGGAACTTCGCTCCATCGAGCAACGGCGCAGCCCACAGGCCTTTGAAACCGTTCCGGTGCTCAGTGGTGACCGGGTGCGGATGCAGCTGGGTGATATCGCTGTCATCCGCCAGGAAGCCCGTGACAACCAGACGGTGATGGAGAACCATGGCGTGCCTGCGGTGGAACTACAGCTGCAGCGCTCGGAAAACGGCAACTCCCTGGCCGCCGCCAAGGTGCTGGAAACCTGGCTGGAAGACACCCGGCCGGTGCTGCCCGATTCCATCAAAATGGAAGTGTATGACGAAACCTGGCAGCTGTTGCAGGATCGTATCTCCCTGTTGGTCAACAACGGCCTGGGTGGCCTGGTGCTGGTGGTGGGGTTGCTGTACCTGTTCCTGCCGGGGCGTGTGGCCATGTGGGTGGCGATCGGAATTCCTACCGCCTTTCTGGCCGCGCTGGCGGTGCTCTGGCTGATTGGTGGCTCCATCAACATGATTTCCCTGTTTGCCTTGATCATGGCGCTGGGGGTGATCGTGGACGATGCCATCGTGGTGGGCGAGGATGCCGATGCCCATGCGCGAATGGGTGAGGAATCTATTTATGCCTCCGAGGGTGCCGCCAAGCGCATGGTTTGGCCGGTGCTGGCATCGTCTCTGACCACTGTGGCCGCGTTTATGCCGTTGCTGGTGGTGGGTGGCGTGATCGGCAACATCCTGGGCGACATCCCCTTGGTGATGATCTGTGTCCTGATTGCCTCGCTGGTGGAGTGCTTCATCGTGCTGCCGGCGCACTTGCGCCATGCCTTCAAGCGCAAAACTGAAAAGGCAGGCCAGCCGGCGACTGCAAAGCGTCAGCCAAACCCGGTCACTCGGCTTCGCAATGGCTTTGAGCGGCGGTTTGATGCTTTTCGCGATGGCCCGTTCCGGCGATTTTCCCGTTACAGCCTGAAGCATCGCGGCGTGACGGTGGCCAGCGCTCTGGCCCTGGCAATCCTCACCGTCGGTCTGCTGGCTGGCGGTCGTCTGGGTTTCAATTTTTTCCCGACACCGGAGCCCTCGGTGTTCTACGCCAACGCCAGTTTTGTCGCCGGTACCGATAAGCGCGAGGTGGCGGATTTCATGCGCGAGATGCAGCGCACTCTGAACGAAACAGAGCAGGCACTGGGCGGTAATCTGATTCTCCATGCGGTGACCACCTACGGCGCTACCCAGGGTGCGGAAGGTAGTTCCCGGAATGATGACGAGCTCGGTTCCATGTTGGTGGAATTGGTGCCCTCAGACCGCCGGGATGTCCGCAACCCGGAATTCATTGAACAATGGCGCCAGCGTCTGCCGTTACCCGCAGGGCTGGATTCGCTCAACATCAGTGAGCGCCAGGCCGGACCGCCAGGGCGGGATGTGAACATTCGCCTGACTGGCGAAAGCGCCGATAACCTCAAACGTGCCGCAGACGAAGTTGCCCAGGCGCTCAGCACCCTGCCGGGGGTGCTGGATGTGGAAGATGACATGCCCTGGGGCCGGGAACAGTTGATCTATCAGGTGAGCCCCTATGGTGAAGCCCTGGGCCTGACCACCATGGATCTCGGGCGTCAGCTGCGGGCAGCCTTTGATGGCCGTATTGCCCAGATCTATCAGGACGGCCGTGACGAGATTGAAGTGCGGGTGCAGCTACCCCGCGATCAACGGGAGCGGTATTCCACCCTCGAGCAAATGACGGTGCGTATTCCGGATGGCCGGTTCGTGCCGTTGACCCAGGTGATGAACCTGGACCACCGCCAGGGTTTTCAGGCCCTGCGCCATGCCGACGGCAAACTGGCGGTGGAGGTGACCTCGGCCCTGAATACCCGGGTGGCCACCACCGATCAGGTACTGGAAAGCCTGCAGGCCGGCGCCCTGCCGGACATTGCCAGCCGATACGGCGTGCGTTATAGCTTCGAGGGGCGGTCTGCCGATCAGCGCGAAACCATGGACGACATGAAAACCGGCCTGGTGATCGGTATCGCACTGATGTATGTGGTGCTGGCCTGGGTGTTTGCCTCCTGGAGCCTGCCGCTGATCGTGATGGCGATCATTCCCTTTGCCCTGGTGGGTGCCTTGTTGGGGCACTGGCTGATGGGGTTGCAGCTGACCATTCTGTCGTTGTTCGGCCTCTTCGGCTTGTCCGGGATTGTGGTCAACAACGCGATTATTCTGGTGTCGTTCTATAACCAGCAGCGCCAGAAAGGACTGGGTATTACCGATGCCCTCAATGAAGCAGCCGTACAGCGGGTTCGGGCAGTGTTGCTGACCTCCCTCACCACCATCGGTGGCCTGTTGCCGCTGTTGTTTGAAACCTCCCTGCAGGCGCAGTTCCTGATTCCCATGGCGACGTCCATCGCCTTTGGCCTGGGCCTGTCCACCTTCCTGGTGTTACTGGTGATACCGGCACTGTTATCGTGGCTGGAGCAGTTCCGGGAATGGCGTGCGCAGCGCCACGGCGAAACGCCGGAACCCCTGCAGGGTTGAACGTTGGGGGGCGAATTGGCCAACGGGGAGAACGTTAAGGTGCACAGTGCAGTGAGCGTCAGCGGCTTACGTAAAACCTTCGGCCAGGGCGATTCGGCCGTTGCCGTGTTGTCTGGCCTGGGCTTTGATCTGCCTGCCGGCAGTTCGCTCGCCCTGATGGGGCGTTCCGGCTCCGGCAAGTCCACCTTGCTGAATATTCTGTGTGGGCTGGAGCAAGCGGATGAAGGCATCGTGACGTTGTTTGGCGAAGACGGCCGGACTGCTGACTGGCCATGCCTGCGCCGCGAGCGAATCGGTGTGGTGTTTCAGGAAGCCAACCTGATGCCGACCTTGTCGCTGCTGGATAACGTGCGCTTTCGCGCCTCATTGGCCGGCCAACCGGAAACCCGTTGCCAGCATTGGCTGGAGGTGCTTGGTATCGGAGAACTTGGCCACCGGTTTCCGGACCAGGTGTCTGGCGGCCAACGCCAGCGGGCGGCGCTGGCCATGGTCTTCGCCATGGCCCCGGACCTGATTCTGGCAGACGAACCCACCGGCAGTCTGGACCGCAACACGGCCAACGAGGTGGCTGATGAGCTGTTCAGGCTCCAGGGTGAAACCGGTTGCAGCCTGATTCTCGCTACCCACGACCCGGAGCTGGCGGCCCGCTGCCAGCAGACGCTGGACCTTGGCCATCGGTCCGGGGGCTGAGCGCCCATGACGGTGTTTACCGCCCTGCTCAGCCACTATCGCCGGCACCCCTGGCAGGGCGCCGCGCTGGCCCTTCTGATGCTGCTGGCCACCGCCTTGTGGACCGGTATTCACCACCTGACCAGCCAGGCCCGCGACAGCCTCGGCCAGAGTGAACGGCTGGTGGAGGTCCGTGAACAGGTGCTGCGAGTTGATGGTGCCGCGCTCTCGGTAGAGGATTTTGTCTCGCTTCGCCGCCAGGGCCTGTGCGTGATGCCCTGGCTGGAAGTCTTGCCGGACGGGCAGTCCCGCCGGGTGATTGGCGTCGACCCTCTGGCGGCCCTGTGTTTTCAGGAACAGGCTGATGTTGCCAGCTTTGATGGCCAGCCACTGGTTGGCCAGCCGTTCCTGGATATCGCCGACGCAGCTGCTCTAACGGCCGCCGAACAGCAGCTGTTCCTGATCCTGGCGGCGGGCGAGGGTCCTTTGCCCTCGGCCTATCGCACGGCCCCTTTCGCTTTGTCACCGGATACCGGCCAGCTGGGCGACAGTTTCCTGCTGAACCTGGATGCCTTGAGTGTACTGGTGTTGCTGATTACCGGGTTGCTCCTGCGCAGTGTCTATCTGTTGTCGCTGTCCCAGCGCCGGGACAGTTTCGCGCTCCTGGCCCGCTTTGGGGTGTCTGGCCGGCGGGTGCGCGGGCACCTGCTGTTGGAGCTTCTGTGTCTCGCCGCCCTCACCCTGATACCGGGTATCTGGCTCGGTCAGGCGCTGGCCTCGGTACTGGAAGGTGGCTTCGCCAATGTCATGGAAGGGCTGTTTGATAGCCGTCAGTTGGCGACCGGCGGCAACCACTGGCGGGTGCCTGCATTGGTGATGACCGTGCTACTGCTCGCCGTTGCCATGGTGGATTGGCTGATGCCGATGGTTGCCCGCGCCATGCCGGGCAGCCGCCTGCGGCCCGCAGCGGCCACATCTTTGGTGTTGGTTGGCCTGGCCGGTGTGTGGCTGGTCGATGTCTTGTGGCTGCTGTTTGTGGCTCTGGCACTGGTGTTGGCCGGTATCGGGTGGTTAATGCCCCGGGGCCTGTCGTTGTTGTCTGGTGCAGGTGTGCGGGCCAGCGCCCAGCCGGGTTGGCGCTGGTGGTGGGCCGAGTTTGGCGTGTTGTGCCGGCGCCTGGCGTTGCCCCTGGTGGCGTTACAGTTCTCCCTGGCCATGGTGTTGGCCGTGCAGGCTTTGGTGATTACCTTTGAAGACACCTTTGATCGCTGGTTGAGTCAGCGATTGTCGGCGGATGTCTACGTGCAGGTGCCGGAGGGCGCGGACAGCGCACTGGCTGCCAACTGGCTGACGGAGCATCTTCCAACCGCAGGCGAAGGGCTTTGGCACCATGTCCAGCGTGGCTCGGGCCGCTTGCGGCATGGGCAAGCCTGGCAAGATGTGGATATCTTTGCCGTGGCGCCGGTTGGCCCGCTGATGACTGGCTGGGGCCTGCTTGAGCAGACACGACAGCCCTGGCAGGCACTGGCGTCTGGTGCCGGTGTGATGGTTAACGAGCAGCTCGCCTATCGCCTGGGACTGTCCGTGGGCGCCGAACTGGAGCTGGTGCTGGCGGAGCGGGCCCTTGAACTGCCGGTGCTGGCCATCTACCCGGATTATGGCCGACCCGCGGGAGAAGTGATGATTGCCGGGCAAATTCTGCCGCCGGATTTCGAGGTGACGTTCGAGAGTTTCTCGATCTCCCCGGTCAGTGTCCCTATTGAAACCATCACTGACGCCTTTCGCGCACTCTGGGGCGAGCCGGCGTTGACCATCCGCGACAATCGCGCCATTCAGGACCTGGCCAACCGGGTGTTCGAGCAGACTTTTATGCTGACCCGTGCCATGACGGTGCTGACCCTGGCACTGGCGGCGGTTGCCCTGTTACTGATGGGCTGGGTGTTTCTGTCCACCCGCCTGTGGTACTTCCGGCTGCTGGAAGTCTGGGGCATGACTAAAGCAGAGATTTTCCGGAAACTCCTGCTGTTGGCGCTGGCAGTCACCCTGAGTGCAGCGGCGCTGGCTTTGCCGCTGGGTGTTGGCCTGACCTGGGTACTGGTGCAGCGCATCAACCCCCTGGCCTTCGGCTGGTCACTGCCGATGGCTGTCTATCCGGTCTTCTGGTTGGAATTGCTGGCCCTGGCGTTGCTGATTGGCGGCTGTATTGCCTTGCTGATGCGTCGGCAGTTGGGGCGCCCTGCGGTTCGGCCATTGGTGACCGGCAGCGTGACAGGAGAAG
The window above is part of the Marinobacter sp. THAF197a genome. Proteins encoded here:
- a CDS encoding efflux RND transporter permease subunit, whose protein sequence is MRRRKGIIGFFVHHRVAGNLVMLVMILGGVLALSRMNIQFFPTFALDVVSVRVVWSGASAEDVERGITDPLEQRLRSVDGLKKMTSTSAQGISSITLEFHEGTDPIQAVDDVRQQVDEFNNLPADAEEPQVARIERYEPVARLLIYGDVDRSELRNLVYRFEDELLDRGIDRIALRGLPEQQISIDVPVERLETLGLSLEQIADRVASLSRDLPAGMMAQQDATRELRSIEQRRSPQAFETVPVLSGDRVRMQLGDIAVIRQEARDNQTVMENHGVPAVELQLQRSENGNSLAAAKVLETWLEDTRPVLPDSIKMEVYDETWQLLQDRISLLVNNGLGGLVLVVGLLYLFLPGRVAMWVAIGIPTAFLAALAVLWLIGGSINMISLFALIMALGVIVDDAIVVGEDADAHARMGEESIYASEGAAKRMVWPVLASSLTTVAAFMPLLVVGGVIGNILGDIPLVMICVLIASLVECFIVLPAHLRHAFKRKTEKAGQPATAKRQPNPVTRLRNGFERRFDAFRDGPFRRFSRYSLKHRGVTVASALALAILTVGLLAGGRLGFNFFPTPEPSVFYANASFVAGTDKREVADFMREMQRTLNETEQALGGNLILHAVTTYGATQGAEGSSRNDDELGSMLVELVPSDRRDVRNPEFIEQWRQRLPLPAGLDSLNISERQAGPPGRDVNIRLTGESADNLKRAADEVAQALSTLPGVLDVEDDMPWGREQLIYQVSPYGEALGLTTMDLGRQLRAAFDGRIAQIYQDGRDEIEVRVQLPRDQRERYSTLEQMTVRIPDGRFVPLTQVMNLDHRQGFQALRHADGKLAVEVTSALNTRVATTDQVLESLQAGALPDIASRYGVRYSFEGRSADQRETMDDMKTGLVIGIALMYVVLAWVFASWSLPLIVMAIIPFALVGALLGHWLMGLQLTILSLFGLFGLSGIVVNNAIILVSFYNQQRQKGLGITDALNEAAVQRVRAVLLTSLTTIGGLLPLLFETSLQAQFLIPMATSIAFGLGLSTFLVLLVIPALLSWLEQFREWRAQRHGETPEPLQG
- a CDS encoding ABC transporter ATP-binding protein; translated protein: MHSAVSVSGLRKTFGQGDSAVAVLSGLGFDLPAGSSLALMGRSGSGKSTLLNILCGLEQADEGIVTLFGEDGRTADWPCLRRERIGVVFQEANLMPTLSLLDNVRFRASLAGQPETRCQHWLEVLGIGELGHRFPDQVSGGQRQRAALAMVFAMAPDLILADEPTGSLDRNTANEVADELFRLQGETGCSLILATHDPELAARCQQTLDLGHRSGG
- a CDS encoding FtsX-like permease family protein, producing MTVFTALLSHYRRHPWQGAALALLMLLATALWTGIHHLTSQARDSLGQSERLVEVREQVLRVDGAALSVEDFVSLRRQGLCVMPWLEVLPDGQSRRVIGVDPLAALCFQEQADVASFDGQPLVGQPFLDIADAAALTAAEQQLFLILAAGEGPLPSAYRTAPFALSPDTGQLGDSFLLNLDALSVLVLLITGLLLRSVYLLSLSQRRDSFALLARFGVSGRRVRGHLLLELLCLAALTLIPGIWLGQALASVLEGGFANVMEGLFDSRQLATGGNHWRVPALVMTVLLLAVAMVDWLMPMVARAMPGSRLRPAAATSLVLVGLAGVWLVDVLWLLFVALALVLAGIGWLMPRGLSLLSGAGVRASAQPGWRWWWAEFGVLCRRLALPLVALQFSLAMVLAVQALVITFEDTFDRWLSQRLSADVYVQVPEGADSALAANWLTEHLPTAGEGLWHHVQRGSGRLRHGQAWQDVDIFAVAPVGPLMTGWGLLEQTRQPWQALASGAGVMVNEQLAYRLGLSVGAELELVLAERALELPVLAIYPDYGRPAGEVMIAGQILPPDFEVTFESFSISPVSVPIETITDAFRALWGEPALTIRDNRAIQDLANRVFEQTFMLTRAMTVLTLALAAVALLLMGWVFLSTRLWYFRLLEVWGMTKAEIFRKLLLLALAVTLSAAALALPLGVGLTWVLVQRINPLAFGWSLPMAVYPVFWLELLALALLIGGCIALLMRRQLGRPAVRPLVTGSVTGEER